In Odontesthes bonariensis isolate fOdoBon6 chromosome 6, fOdoBon6.hap1, whole genome shotgun sequence, one genomic interval encodes:
- the slc2a8 gene encoding solute carrier family 2, facilitated glucose transporter member 8, protein MDSQSERRRLLDGESGDESPTGLISEQDAYLSKVKNGKLYLATFISVLGPMSFGFVLGYSSPAIPELTRTSDPRLRLDDVQASWFGSIVTVGAALGGLLGGWMVEKIGRKLSLMFCVLPFVFGFTVIIAAQNVWMLYVGRVLTGLASGVTSLVVPLYISETAHEKVRGKLGSCVQLMVVIGIMGVYFAGLFLDWRWLAICCSIPPTLLMVCMCFMPETPCFLLSQGKRREAEEALRFLRGPDASVEWECARIEDACDERGSTFQISDLKDPGVYKPLLIGVMMMLFQQLTGINAIMFYAENIFEQAHFKASDLASVIVGLIQVVFTAIAAMIMDKAGRKVLLIISGVAMTISTAAFGIYFYLMAKIKSAALMDVQIAAGEEAHPELAWLALASMAVFISGFAIGWGPIPWLIMSEIFPVKVRGFASAVVVLTNWSMAFIVTKSFQDMMDLLTSAGTFWLFSSVCFVNVIFTMVFVPETKGKTLEQIEAIFRGTSGP, encoded by the exons ATGGACAGCCAGAGCGAGAGAAGGAGGCTGCTGGACGGAGAGAGCGGAGATGAGAGTCCCACTGGACTCATTTCAGAGCAGGACGCTTACCTGAG CAAAGTTAAGAATGGGAAGCTGTATCTGGCGACTTTTATCTCCGTTCTGGGTCCCATGAGCTTCGGCTTCGTGCTGGGCTACAGCTCGCCGGCCATCCCTGAGCTCACCAGGACCTCTGACCCTCGGCTGAGGCTGGACGACGTCCAGGCCTCCTGGTTTGGG tccatcgTGACGGTTGGAGCGGCGCTGGGCGGGCTGCTGGGCGGCTGGATGGTGGAGAAGATCGGCAGGAAGCTCAGTCTGATGTTCTGCGTGCTGCCCTTCGTCTTTGGCTTCACCGTCATCATCGCCGCGCAGAACGTGTGGATGCTTTACGTCGGCAGGGTGCTCACCGGCCTCGCCAGCGGAGTCACGTCTCTGGTCGTCCCT CTCTATATTTCTGAGACGGCTCACGAGAAGGTCCGCGGGAAGCTAGGCTCCTGTGTGCAGCTCATGGTGGTGATCGGCATCATGGGAGTTTACTTTGCAG GTCTCTTCCTGGATTGGCGCTGGCTGGCGATCTGCTGCTCCATCCCCCCGACGCTGCTGATGGTGTGCATGTGCTTCATGCCGGAGACGCCCTGCTTCCTGCTGTCGCAGGGCAAGAGGCGGGAGGCCGAGGAGGCGCTGCGCTTCCTGCGAGGGCCGGACGCGTCCGTGGAGTGGGAGTGCGCACGCATCGAGGACGCCTGTGACGAACGG GGCTCCACGTTCCAGATTTCGGACCTGAAGGACCCCGGCGTGTACAAGCCTCTGCTGATCGGCGTCATGATGatgttgttccagcagctgacGGGGATCAACGCCATCATGTTCTACGCTGAGAATATTTTCGAACAGGCGCATTTTAAG GCGAGCGACCTGGCTTCGGTGATCGTTGGCCTGATTCAGGTCGTCTTTACTGCAATAGCAGCGATGATCATGGACAAGGCCGGCAGGAAGGTCCTTCTCATAATCTCAG GTGTTGCCATGACAATCAGCACCGCAGCGTTTGGGATCTACTTCTACTTGATGGCCAAAATCAAGAGCGCCGCTTTGATGGACGTCCAGATCGCGGCCGGTGAAGAAGCTCACCCCGAGCTGGCCTGGCTGGCTCTGGCCAGCATGGCCGTCTTCATCTCAG gTTTTGCCATTGGATGGGGTCCGATCCCGTGGCTGATCATGTCTGAGATCTTCCCCGTTAAAGTGAGGGGCTTTGCCAGCGCCGTCGTGGTCCTCACCAACTGGAGCATGGCGTTCATCGTCACCAAATCCTTCCAAGATATGATG GATCTTCTGACCAGCGCAGGAACCTTTTGGCTGTTCTCCTCCGTGTGCTTCGTCAACGTCATCTTCACCATGGTTTTCGTCCCAGAAACCAAAGGCAAGACACTGGAGCAGATCGAAGCCATTTTCAGAGGCACGTCAGGTCCATGA
- the hira gene encoding protein HIRA yields MKLLKPSWVSHNGKPIFSVDIHPDGTKFATGGQGEDSGKVMIWNMAPVLRDEDEKNENVPKMLCQMDNHLACVNCVRWSNNGLYLASGGDDKLVMVWKRAALIGPSTVFGSSTKLANVEQWRCVTILRNHTGDVMDVAWSPHDVWLASCSVDNTIVIWNARKFPEMVTCLRGHTGLVKGLTWDPVGKYIASQADDHSLKVWRTVDWQMDANITKPFSECGGTTHVLRLSWSPDGQYLVSAHAMNNSGPTAQIVERDGWKTNMDFVGHRKAVTVVKFNPKIFKKKQKNGSSPKPSCPYCCCAVGSKDRSLSVWLTSLKRPLVVIHDLFDKSIMDISWTLTGLGMLVCSMDGTVAYLDFSLDELGDPLNEEEKNSIHQNIYGKSLAITNTEVQLSTTIIENPEMLKYQQERQTSAQANAGAASAGPESSAPKVNSVMNGESLEDIRKNLLKKQVETRTADGRRRITPLCIAQLDTGDFSPALFNSAPILPSGSSMSNQLAPQLNSDSSPGQASSLGLRPCQDALLTSPAPNSTSKGLEDNGDGVKSSLLLTSASKIEPMKALDSRFTERSKATPGVTAVISSIAGLTPLDRPKDAVSSLKDAKSKDETSSDSEDKMAAINKNLAFGKRKSELMMDGAEVVEKRKKGRPRKDKMAATIPQPFTQITPPTEREPSRVAAPPAPAAPLKLPTPSTRKAFSLQVSMEPSVFLEVENEASVVAGSKLSQLRCSRDGRDWHTLLPSSVVTAAGSSDIIAVACEDRMLSVFSSCGRRLLPAIQLATPVSALHCSSHFVMVLTAGAALSVWDVHRQKALVKNESLLTILSGADTAVSQSLLTQQGVPVVGLSNGKSYCFSSSLETWTLIADKGDSLVQCADFRSCLPSHDAPVSSGPLAVMQGRNLNAGRLASRLSSTPHHLQQSMTLAFLENQLASALTLQSSQEYRYWLLIYARFLVNEGSEYRLRELCKELLGPVHKSAATSWEPTTLGLRKRELLREVLPVIGENLRFQRLFTEYQDQLELLRGK; encoded by the exons atgaagctgctgaagccgAGCTGGGTGAGCCACAACG gCAAACCCATATTTTCGGTTGACATCCACCCAGATGGGACGAAATTTGCAACGGGTGGGCAAG GGGAGGACTCTGGGAAGGTCATGATCTGGAACATGGCACCGGTACTAAGAGATGAAGATGAGAAGAATGAGAACGTTCCCAAAATGCTTTGCCAGATGGACAATCACCTAG CCTGCGTGAACTGCGTGCGCTGGTCCAACAACGGGCTGTACCTCGCGTCAGGAGGAGACGACAAGCTGGTCATGGTGTGGAAGAGAGCCGC GTTGATCGGTCCCAGCACCGTGTTCGGGTCGAGCACCAAGCTGGCCAACGTGGAGCAGTGGAGGTGCGTCACCATCCTGAGGAACCACACCGGAG ATGTGATGGACGTGGCGTGGTCTCCTCACGACGTGTGGCTGGCCTCCTGCAGCGTGGACAACACCATCGTCATCTGGAACGCTCGCAAATTCCCAG AGATGGTCACCTGCCTGCGGGGACACACCGGGCTGGTTAAAGGCCTGACGTGGGATCCGGTGGGGAAATATATCGCCTCCCAGGCCGACGACCACAGCCTCAAAGTGTGGAGGACGGTGGACTGGCAGATGGACGCCAACATCACCAAACCCTTCAGTGAG tgCGGCGGGACGACCCACGTCCTGCGTCTGTCCTGGTCCCCGGACGGCCAGTACCTGGTGTCGGCTCACGCCATGAACAACTCTGGTCCCACCGCTCAGATCGTGGAGAGGGACGGCTGGAAGACTAACATGGACTTTGTGGGCCACCGTAAAGCCGTCACCGTGGTG aAGTTCAACCCAAAGATCTttaagaagaagcagaagaacgGCAGCTCTCCTAAACCCAGCTGTCCGTACTGCTGCTGCGCCGTCGGCAGCAAAGACCGATCGCTCTCCGTCTGG ctCACCTCACTGAAGCGCCCTCTAGTGGTCATCCATGATCTGTTCGATAAATCCATCATGGACATTTCCTG gactCTGACGGGTCTGGGTATGTTGGTGTGCTCCATGGACGGCACTGTGGCCTATCTGGACTTTTCCCTGGATGAACTGGGAGACCCGCTGAACGAGGAGGAGAAA AACAGCATCCACCAGAACATCTACGGTAAGAGCCTGGCTATCACCAACACCGAGGTTCAGCTCTCCACCACCATCATCGAGAACCCCGAGATGCTGAAGTACCAGCAGGAGCGGCAGACCTCGGCCCAGGCCAACGCGGGGGCAGCCAGCGCCGGGCCCGAGTCCTCAGCCCCCAAAGTCAACAGCGTGATGAACGGAGAGTCTCTGGAGGACATCAGGAAG AACCTTCTGAAGAAGCAGGTGGAGACGAGGACGGCGGACGGAAGAAGACGAATCACGCCGCTTTGCATCGCTCAGCTGGACACGGG GGATTTCTCACCGGCTCTGTTCAACAGTGCTCCCATTCTGCCCTCGGGCTCCTCCATGTCCAACCAGCTCGCCCCCCAGCTCAACTCCGACTCCAGCCCAGGCCAGGCCTCTTCTCTGGGGCTCCGGCCCTGTCAGGACGCCCTGCTCACCTCGCCTGCACCCAACAGCACCAGCAAAGGCCTGGAGGACAACGGCGACGG TGTCAAGTCCAGTCTGCTCCTCACTTCTGCCTCCAAGATCGAGCCGATGAAAGCTTTGGACTCCAGGTTCACAGAGAGGTCAAAGGCCACCCCGGGGGTCACAGCGGTCATCTCCTCCATCGCTGGACTCACGCCTCTGGATAG GCCGAAGGACGCCGTCTCTTCCCTGAAAGACGCCAAATCCAAAGACGAGACCAGCAGCGACAGCGAGGACAAGATGGCCGCCATCAATAAAAATCTGGCGTTCGGCAAGAGGAAATCTGAGCtgatgatggatggagcagaggtggtggagaagaggaagaagggaCGGCCGAGGAAAGACAAGATGGCCGCCACCATTCCCCAACCCTTCACTCAG ATAACTCCTCCGACCGAGCGTGAACCCAGCAGGGTGGCGGCCCCTCCAGCTCCCGCAGCCCCCCTCAAGCTGCCCACCCCGAGCACACGAAAGGCCTTCAGTCTGCAG GTGAGCATGGAGCCGTCGGTGTTCCTGGAGGTGGAGAACGAGGCGTCGGTGGTCGCAGGTTCGAAGCTCAGCCAGCTGCGATGCTCCAGAGACGGACGGGACTGGCACACGCTGCTGCCCAGCTCCGTGGTCACGGCTGCAGGAAGCAG tGACATCATCGCGGTCGCCTGCGAGGACAGGATGCTGTCGGTGTTCTCTTCCTGTGGGCGGCGGCTCCTCCCGGCCATCCAGCTGGCCACGCCGGTGTCCGCCCTGCATTGCTCCTCCCACTTCGTCATGGTTCTGACCGCCGGAGCGGCGCTCTCCGTCTG GGATGTTCACAGACAGAAAGCTCTGGTGAAGAACGAGTCGCTGCTGACCATTTTATCTG GTGCCGACACCGCGGTGTCTCAGTCCCTGCTGACTCAGCAGGGCGTCCCCGTGGTCGGGCTGTCCAACGGGAAGTCTTACTGCTTCAGCTCATCGCTGGAAACATG GACTCTGATAGCAGATAAAGGCGACTCTCTGGTCCAGTGCGCCGACTTCAGGAGCTGCCTaccctcccatgatgcacctgtGTCTTCGGGGCCGCTGGCTGTCATGCAGGGACGCAACCTAAA TGCCGGTCGGCTGGCGTCCCGCCTCTCCTCCACCCCTCACCACCTGCAGCAGAGCATGACGCTGGCCTTCCTGGAGAATCAGCTGGCGTCCGCCCTGACGCTGCAGTCATCGCAGGAGTACCGCTACTGGCTGCTCATCTACGCCCGCTTCCTCGTCAACGAAG GCTCTGAGTATCGTCTCCGGGAGCTCTGCAAGGAGCTGCTGGGTCCCGTCCACAAATCGGCAGCTACGTCCTGGGAACCAACAACTTTG GGTCTGCGTAAACGGGAGCTGCTGCGGGAGGTCTTACCCGTCATTGGTGAGAACCTGCGATTCCAGAGACTTTTCACCGAGTACCAGGACCAGCTGGAGCTGCTCCGCGGTAAATAA